GCTATGTCACTGGTATTGTTAAATCTATTATTAATtattcattttaattttttattaaggGAGTATTGTTTTcaatttataaattaattacATCTGAGGTTTAAATAGTAGTATTTTTCTCCTCAACAAATTAAGTGAGAGATGAGAAAAATGAAAGGCATAGAGTACcagggggaaaaaaaaagagaaagaaagcagAGCACCAACCAGATAAGTATAGATACGATCCATATACTCCAAAAATCAGTCTCTTCTTCACTTTCCCCACCAGCTCTCCTTTCCTTGTCTCCCCCGATTCAACTCCCCACCACCGGCCACCTCTAGTACATCGCCATGGTTCTTCCCTGCGTACTGGCCCCCCATCTCCGAGCTCCTTCCCTCCGTGCTGCCGCCCTCCCCGCTCTTCACCTCATGCGCAGCTTGAGCAGTCAACGGGGCGGAGTGGCCTCGGCAGCGGCACGGAGTGTACTCCGCGGCGGTGGTCTGCTTCCGGTCggcctctcctccttcccttccAGCCGCCAAGGCGCATGTGAATTGGCGGGCGCCTCGTCGACATCATCTGCGGCATCGGCGCCATCACAGTGGCTTGATCTGCGGTTGTTTCTTGGTCTCCACGCCACCGGCAACCTCCTGCAGTCATGGCGGCCGTCGATCCGCACCGTGCCTTCCGGATCCAGTGTTCGGCTGTGCGTAGGGCGCGAGCTGCTGTCCAGATTCGCTCAGGGCCTCCGATGGTGACGGCATGCGTCAGCTGTGTCAACGACGGCAAGCTTTCCCCTTCGTCGAGGCAGATCGGTTGTAGACGGCGGCTTGCGTCGAGGCAGGTCATTGCTTCTATCGATCGAGGTCTGTCATTCACTATTAATCATCCCTCTATCACCTGATCTAAAATTTCAGATACAACACAGGAGGTCTCTGATGTCGATCGATTATGTTTCAGTTCTAGGTTGGCAGATTGTTCTTATTTTGTGTTTACTGGATCAGCTGGGCTGCAAGGTAGCGGTACTGGACGTGGTCATGTTCGTTGATATGGACTTCCAGAACAAGCTGATCGACAGCCTATCAAGGTTTGTTGTGAAATTGATTTAACACGCTTATGTCTTGATTCTTTAATCATGTCAAACATGTCAGATTGCAGTTTGCTTGGTGTCATTGTGCCTAGTTTCAGCATGTTTTCAGAATACACGATCATGCATTTACGTACTTCTGATTGAAAGAAAGCGTGATGGGAaaataatgatgatgatgacagtGTCTTTGCATTACTTGTAGAATCTGCGATGCGTACaaataggtaaaaaaaaaaggcgttTGGCACAATACAGTAATACCATGTAGCTAGTAACTATTTCTAACTCTGAGTATTATTGTAGTTGATACACCTAAGCAAGTCTCGTATACCACTTGGTATGTTGCTCTCACATTTATTCTCTGCATACTCTAATAATTGTGCCAAAAATGCTTCCGTACTTCATAGCTGAAGCCATCCTTTAAAATTGGAAATTGTATTCCTTCATCTCTGCATGTGCGCATGAAAAGGGAAACAAGATAACCGGATAGTTCCCTAAAAAGATTAAATTGTTAGCTGAGTTTGTGTTAGAGAAATATAATAGTTAGTTCTGAtgggattttaaaaaaaatgtttaccTGCTCTGAATTGGAACATTTGAAAGGAATATTTGCCGCCATAGGTTGATATCCTCGTTCCACCTAGATCCAGGGCATACTTTAGCCATGGCTTTTGCCAAGTATTCAGCAATGCATAAAAGTTGTTTCACATATCTTGCGTTTGGATTGTTCTCGTAAATTGGATCAATAGGAGTCGGGTCTAATACATACAGAGTTCTCGTATCTTGGTCCAACACTATTAGAATGAAGGTATCACAGTACTCTACGGGGATAAGAATCTGCAAAAGGCTAATTATTAGTGGGATAGCAAAAACCATGGTGCTAATGGGTAAAGGGATGCTAACTTACCAATTTGCATTATGAGACATTGTAGTCAATATCAGCCCAGCTACAAATTGAATCCACCAGTTGTTCAATATTTAGCTGTTGACAGTAGTCCGGGTGTCGTCCAAATTCAGTAATAATCTATATATATGGTACAGGgtatataataaaagaaatGTTTAAGAACATGAGTAAGAGAGGTGGATATAAGTGACTGTAAAATCATACCCAAAATTGTAGGTCCAAATAGTGCTTTGATATTgtccctctgttttttttcatcaactGGATGTCGTCATATGCAAACTTCCGTACAGCCAAGTTGAAACAATTACGATCCATGGGCTGATCCTCCATTAGTATTTCTTGGAGTTTAATTATATAGAGATGTGGGGGCGATCTAGCATGTCCGAGTCGGAATAGAACCTACTGCTATTTGTTTTACGTGTTGGTGGGGTAACTAAATGTCTAAATCCATCTCGGGTTCTAGTCCGAGTTAGGAGTGAATTCGACATCCTACGTCAGGAATTGGGAGTTGGAttagaaggagggagggggcggcagTCCGAataggagagggaggggcgcacggcagggaggggaggggggggcggCAGCTCGgcaaggggaaaaggaggaggggaaaaCCGAATCTGATAGGGCACCCAAAagggaaagaaaggaaaaagggatgCAGTGCCGTTTTAGGAAAGGAAGGGAAAACGATACGCTGGCGTGTACTTACCTGAACCGGTATTCTCTCACGGTCAGCTATATGTTGCACTTTCTAGAGCCACATCAAGAAAGAACATAAAGATCCTTGTTGCTGTACATGACGACAATtcaaggaaaaggaaaaggaattcTGAGCAAAGTAGTGATTACTCTATGAGAAATATTAACAACTCAAAGAAAAGGAACAAGCATTCTGACAAGAGTATAAGTGGGACATATATTTCTCTGACAAGAGTATAAGTGGGACATATACAAGAAATATAGTGTATACAGATGTGCTCACGACATAGAATTGTCATTGTTCTAGAATGTATATATGAGATTAATGTCCTCACGACATAGAATTGTCATTGTTCTAGAATACAGGTAATATGTAGTATTATTAACTACACAACAGAGtaatatgtaaaactatttCATTGTCTTTTACAGGGAACCCCAAGGATTTGACACTGCTGGTGCAAAATACTCACTACAGGTAATATGTAGTATTATTAACTACACAACAGAGTAATATGTAAAATGCATACAACGGAGTTGTTGGATTACCTGGGATCGACATAGGCGCGGAACTCTCGGTGCCACACTTTGGACTGAGGGAGAGTTATGTGTTGTTTTGTCTTTTACCCAGTGCTAAGTGCTATAAGGCTGCATGTAATTCTTTGTtatgtgctgtgattttttatactatgtatgtatatatgcactTGTTCTCCTGGTGATGCTAACCGAATAGGACTTGGTATAATTCAAACCAAGTCCTATTCGGCCTAAACAGAAACAAAGTCCTAATCAGCCCAAACGGAAACGGATGGGAGTTTGTTTCCTATTTTTGTGGAATCGGACAGATTCATTTATTTTGcctgatttttcttttaccgcgtcgatggaATCGGATTCGATTTCGTTTTTTTTCGCTCGGTTTTTTTACCGCGTTGACGGAGTTGgatcgtttttcttttctttttttcgcacGTTTTTGTTCGcccgttttttttttatcagacaactttggtttttttttcgcccttttttttttttctgatcggacagttttggttttttttttctttttttcgcactttttttcgccagtttttttatcggacaaacttgattttttgggcccggttttttttcttcgcccggtttttttatgGACGATGGAAGCagtcttattttttattttttattttattattattaagtagtagagataagaGTCTGTTGCATCGCACGGACTATTTGCTAGTAAATAAAACATAGTGAAGGatcaaaatataaccatttcATTCGAGAAATGATTTACCGTTCGTGGTTTGTTGGGTACTATAATATTATATCAGAATGTGCTGAAATGATTTATCGTCCATGATTCGTTTGGTACTATAATATTACTAGAAATAATTGCGCGCTTCGCTGCGCCCGTCCAATATCAGAagagaaataaatttaacagtatatttttttatatagcatGTATTTGGATCATTTGCATATTAGAGATGAGCAAGGATAAACAGTAATTGATGAAATAGAATTGTCTTACAAATTTCACAAATCATTCAGTGCACATGATAAATATCACCAAATGTTAAAGTGTCAACAAATAGTGTTGGTCCAAATATGGGAGCCAAGAGAGCAGTGAGTAGTTGACAGCTAGTGTTGTGACCACACTACAGAACTGAGAATCACACAGCAGAGCATGTTAGTGGAGAACTCCTACAAAATGTGGACATTATGAATaaaaactaagaaaaaaaacatatcctcCGGATTAGTCGTTATCTCACATATGAGGCTCCCCAACTGTTCATACTTGCATTTGTGTTCATGAGCTCGTCCATCTACAAATTGCAAAGGCTAAAGGCAGATAGTTGCAAAATAAGAAATAATAGATACATTAGGTGTGGTATGAAGTATTACTATTTATTTTACtgacatatacatatataaaaaggaTGTAGATTATCACCTTCAGTACAAAACATATATGACCAAATATTACCAGGCATTTGCACATTTCTAAGAATGTACCTTTACCATGCTAGACAACAATTTGGGCAAGCTGCtgcctatatatatgtatatgatacattacatatatgatatatccatCCTGTTATAGCTTATAAGGTAATGGGCATGCTAAACCCAAATGTTATGGCTTGTAGCCAGCAGTCCGATAAAAGAACTCATAGCAGTGTAGCACAGTAGGACTGAATGCCCTGATAACAGCAAGAGTAAACTGTTGGCAAGACATTTACAGATTCATGTCCCTCATGACCTCAATTCAGAAAATGGAAAGAAAAGCTATCTATTGAAACAATGAAGTCACCTAACTAAGCTTAACTTTTTGTATATCTACAAATATCACCTTTTGCCAATATAATTATTACACATTGGGAACCAATACATATACGCAGCACCACGTAATATTCATAAAGAATGAAATTAACAGTGAATTTTAAATTAGAACAGAGTTGACTTCCATTTCGTAAGTAAACTATCCTATATCCAACAAAAAGAATAGTGTCCCACATTCCATAGatacatatttcataggaacATAGGATGATATATACTTGCATacattctaatatttcttaaaatataatGGTCTGCAATGTTTTTTGTGAGATTCAGATATAATACAATCCGACTCAACACATCAGTAATAGCAGTGCTAAGGCTCCTTACATGCTGCTGAACCTCACATAGATAAAAATAGGCAAAACTGAAGGTAGAAACAATGGATTGTCATGTGTGACAGCAATAATTGTAAATCATTAATGCTTTCTAAAAGTCTAGGCCTGTAGATTGTACCGATCAGATGAGACCTTTTTTCATGAAGGCACCTAAATTGTAGtgctaaaaatgctttttcttTGGGAATGTATTTCAAACCACCCGCAGACCTAGATGCTACCTAGCTGGCTATCCCAAAAGCTAAATGTAAAGGTTATTCTTCAATTTTAGAAGGCACACTGAATTATATGAACTCAAGCAGTTTGAATTATTTTTGGCATACCAACCCTCTAGATGACTCAGAGGAGACGATGATGCGAGCATAAACAACAGATGTACACACTACAGCTgacacgaaaaaaaaaatggagaggtACTATGAGATCATAAGAAAGCCTGGATAGTAGATGATTTACCCATATTTTTCATAGTGTTGCTTTTACAGTGTTAATTAATGATCAAAAGTCGTGCCCCAAATTCCTCCAGGAGGGATCGATGGTTTGATTCCTGGGATTCCTGTACACGAAGAAACCATGTAGATCAAATATGTAATGATGTCATGCTGTGATGATGCGTTAAACCAAACAATGCAACATTTGGTCTTACTTGGTAACCTCGACTAAAGAAAAGAATGAGGAGCAGTCAGTGAAAATCTTGCCCTGTCAGCTGTGACTCATTGTTCTTTATAAGCCAGATGCCTTCCATCAGAAAGTTGAATTGTTTTGGCACTTGGGGGACCTATGTAGAGTTTCTTTGGCAGTTCTACTGGGGTATCATCAACACTCCCTACACCTAATACTGCATACAAAATATTCCTGTTAATCAAGCGATAAAAAATTGATCCCTACATTAAGAAATTGTTTACTTGGATTTCGCATTTTTCACAAATCAATTGAAGTCCATAGTGCATTGACAAAATGATTGTACAATGTGTAGCATGTAAAAGAGGGTAAGGGAGCACTTCTGGTTAGAAATTCTACATGCTAGCATGCATCAAGTTCGCATATAAGCAACCAAGTGCTATAAAACTCAAAAATAAGAGGGCAAAAAGAATCCACTTGGCAAGCAATCTGTTGGCACCAAAATAGTAATATCaatacagcaaaaaaaaaaagcagctaGCTTGACTCAATAGTAAAACAATTGACTGACCAATGACCACAATATTAGACATTAGGTTGATCTGTCATGAATTTCAAACTGCCCGTAGGCCACTATGCATTGTATCCCATGGCCATGAAGGCATAAACACAAGCGCACTAGGCATGGATCCCACAATCCAAAAAATATCTCCTTGAAATAATTACACGCTTTAACCAATATATATCTGGAGTAACGCGGACAATAGAAACGCCGCATAAAGAGACATATTGATTCTAAATCCAAACAAAAttttaggggaaaaaaagagcaCCAAATAGTTTGTTAGATCCATCCCCTCTAATGACTGAACACTAAGCTTGCACACCCATATCATACATCGTGATGCACGACGGCATAAACCAAACCTGCACGCTGAGGCGTAGCCAGAGCCTCACTCGCACGCAAGGCAGAGAAGATCCGGGAGGGATGAGAGATCACCGGGGGATTACCGATGAGCGTGAcgaacgcgacggcggcggcgacgacctagCACCTGACGGGGTCGCGGTCCTCGGCGAGGTACTCGTTCATGAAGCTAAGGCGCTCCCTCACGGCCACGGCGGGGCCCCTGAGCCGCCGTGCGAGCTCGCTGTCCTCGGCGCCAGTGAAGCTCTGAGCGGCCAGATCCACCGGGGGGAGACGAAGCGCCGTATCGACGGCCTGCTAGCGGATCTGGCACTACACAAAGCAGGGTGGagaagatggtggtggtggctcacGACCCTTTCGTCCGGGCGGCCAGAATCGCCTGTAGAGAGGAGGGGGTCACCGGATTCGACGCCCCTGGTCTCCTCGCTGGCAGATGAAGTGGCCTGACTGGGGAGAGAGGCGGGGGCGGTGCAGCGGCGGTGAGAGGAGGGTGAGGACGCGATGCGCgtgaggagaggagggcgggcGAGGGAGGAGGGCGAGGCGACGCGGGCGAGAAGAGAGCCGAGCGGCCGAGCCGCGCGAGGTCGAGGGCAGGAGactgaggtggctagggtttttggCAAATCTAGGCCGTCCGTTCCTCATCCAACGATTTCACGATGGTGGAAGAGCAGCCACGCTGGGACACGTGGACGGCTAGATCTTCCTTCGCGCGTGATCGAAAGGACCTCAATAGCCTGAACCGGAACACAATTAACCAAAGATGAGGCGTATTTCTGAAAATATTAATGAGGTGGCAAGCTAATCTTCCCCATTCCCACGGTGTTTAAGTAAAGTAATATATCAGAATGTGCTGAAATGATTTACCATCCATAATTCGTTGGGTACAATAAGGGGTTTCCTAGAACGCGCGTACGCGCCAGCAGTTTAGCTGACGCGCACGCCAGCTGGGCCGTCcctgcacctttttttttcttttttcgcacTTCTTTTCTCCTCCAAcgcgtttttcttttttcttttttcgtttctttcccattttttttcaatctttcaCACACCACTTTACAAATgtagagttgaaagttttagattttgatttgaaagttttcaaattttgtgttaaaagttttcaaattttgagttgaaagttttcaaatctaggttgaaaattttaaatttgaattgaaagttattaaaatttgacttcaaagaattcaaattttgagttgaaagtttttaaattttgtgctgaaagttttcaaatttgagttgaaaattttcaaattttaagctgaaagttttcaaatctgggttgaaagttttcaaatctagattgaaagttttcaaatccgggttaaaaactttttaaaatgacttaaaaattttaaattttaatttgaaagttttaaaatttaaattgaaagttttaaatatgagttaaaagtttttaaatttgagtagAAAGTTTTCAAACTTTAACCCAATAATAATTACGGTCTAACTACTCGGAAAAAATGAGCGCGCTAATCCTCATGCTAATCGTGTTTTACTCTGTAACGGGCCGCCATACTCTGTGAGCAACGTGGACAGCACACGCGTACGTGTGGGCCCGGTCGGCCGGAGTGCGCGCCCGCAGTGCGTATACGCTAATTAGCAAATCTAGTACAATAGTACTATGATAGTACTTGCCTGTGAGACAGACCTAGAGCCTGGACACACCCCAAGGTGTGGGCCGGGTAGTAATGAACCCATACCTTGAAAAGAAAGAAGTTCACCTACCATCCCTTAACTTTAAATCGAGTTTGTAAGACATCCCAGAAATCTCCATccctaaactatataaaacccTCCAATTTAGGTTCAATAGCATTATATATGTCTAGTCATTAGAAAAGTAaagatatgtgggacccatatgaAATTTATCATCTTCTTTCTTATTTTTTCTTTCCAAACCTGATGCGGCCAGCCGGCGAGGGTgagagaggcggccggcgcaaGATGGGGAAGGGGATAGGCGGCTGGCGTGCGATGGCGGCAGGCCACCGCATGGGCTGCTGTCGGTAGTACTGGATCTGCGCGCCTGCGGCGCCCacccctcagccgccgccgctccccgagtccgcctccacctccacctctgcTTCAGCCACAGATGAGGCACCCGTGGTCATCATCTCCGAGGCGTTGCAACACGTCGAAGTCCCCCCGagcagccgcagccgcggcCAAGCGCGAGGCGGACATCACGGACGGTGGCGCCATTGTAAAAGCAGAAGCTGTCCATGATGGCGTCGACGTAGCCGAGGACCAGGTTCGTCTCTCAGTCTCTGCCAGGCACGGCCCGCCGCAGAACGCCTCTGCCGCCGTCGACGGCACACGCAGCGCTCCCTCCGGCCCTAGCCTGTACTGCCCCTGGAACCCGCTgtatatcttcacccaaccACCAATGCAAGAACACACGCATCCAGGATTGCAGAACTTCAGAAAGCGTTTTCTGCTtgaactctttttttctttttcttttttggctgaAGCTGTTTCAAGTATTGCTCAAGTTTGATTACATACTGTCAGTGATGTACTTACATAGCGATCGTTGAAGCAGATGATGGCCGTGGCAACGATGCATGTCTTCAGTGCTTCTTTTCTGACCATGGAAGGCTGTTGCTGTAGGAATAAGTCTTGGCTGGTTGGTCTTGGTCTTGTGGTGCCTTTTTCCTGCTTTTCAGctttctaggacagcatctctttctaggacagcatctctactttcagtttgagatgctctaggacagtttgttgggatgctctgctctaggacagtttgttgggatgctctaggacagcaCCCTCTTAGACTAGCATGGCTGCATGGCTGCTACAagcagctataaatatgtatccaatcctctttgggaggacatggcttttgtgtttagtgaatgaagaaaaccagaaaattgccccatctcgagtgccatcctcttctcaatgagagtaaccattgaaattctaacatctggtatcagagcaacactttcctgtaggctaaacatctcttgttccaccccttcccaagctcggttgagctctcagccagcagcagcaccagttgctcctccttcccctttcccttccccctctccacgcAGCAGCCCCCCGCAGGTGCGCCATGTCCGACGCTCGGTCTCGGCGTTCGGACGCCTCGAGCACTCGGCGTCAGcaggacgccgagctcgccgcagcagaagagcgcaggcgagcaacagctcagaccgctgcagcagcagcgagggcagccagactggcggcagcggagttggcagcagccagggcggaggcggaggcggaggcggcggaagatgcggcatgtgcggcggaggtagaggttgagaccttgcgcagcagcatcaacggctccatcgccggcgacatcaccgccgacagggagcttgaggagctggcaagaggaagggcacgggagcgggcagagcggtgggcagcagcccacctccacggcggtggcggcggtccaAGGGACCACGGGCCCGCCAACGGGAACCCAGATGGGCgcgggcgtgccggcggcagccCGGAGCCCGCACGCGGCCCTCGCAGGCAGCGCGGCTCTTTCTCCCCTGACCGGCGCCATGGTCACCACGGCGTCCAGACGGTGGTCAGGGACTTTGGTCCTGGCGGTGGGTGgcctaccctcaccaaaaccaactacatcgagtgggccgcagtgatgagggtgaggctccaggtgcggcacatgtgggaggcagtccggtacggcgacgtcgactacgacgaggatcggcgagcactggatgccctcatcgctgcagtcccgcccgagatgcagttctcgctttcccagaagcggactgccaaggaggcctgggacgccatcgctgcggcacgcatcggcagcgaccgcgcccgcaagtccacactgcaggcactccgcaaggagtgggagaacctagccttcaagccaggtgaggatgttgatgactttgctctccgtctcaacactctcttgcagaaaatggtgcagtacggcgacgacacctatgacgaggagagagctgtcgagaagctcttccgctgcgtccctgagaagtacaggcagatcgctcgctcgattgaatctctgctggacctctccacgatgtcgatcgaggaggcgttaggtcgcctcaaggtcgtcgatggtgatgagccacagcctctctcggggcccatcaccatcggcgggaagctccatctcactcgggagcagtgggaggcctctcagggtgacgggaggaagggggagtcatcttccccgacaggcggccgtaagccgcgcaaggcgcggggaggtgtccagctacggtgggcgcgaagacgtgccgag
The window above is part of the Oryza sativa Japonica Group chromosome 7, ASM3414082v1 genome. Proteins encoded here:
- the LOC4342944 gene encoding uncharacterized protein translates to MAAVDPHRAFRIQCSAVRRARAAVQIRSGPPMVTACVSCVNDGKLSPSSRQIGCRRRLASRQVIASIDRVLGWQIVLILCLLDQLGCKVAVLDVVMFVDMDFQNKLIDSLSREPQGFDTAGAKYSLQVICSIINYTTE